A portion of the Pseudomonas sp. GR 6-02 genome contains these proteins:
- a CDS encoding SDR family oxidoreductase: MTTAINSKKIVLVVGAGDATGGAIAKRFAQEGYVACVTRRSADKLQPLVDAITISGGEAHGFACDARKEEDVIALVEQIETAIGPIEAFVFNIGANVPCSILEETARKYFKIWEMACFSGFLNAREVAKRMVTRQRGTILFTGATAGLRGAAGFAAFAGAKHGIRALAQSMARELGPMNIHVAHVVVDGAIDTDFIRDRFPEKYATKDQDGILNPEHIAENYWYLHSQPRDAWTFELDLRPWSERW; the protein is encoded by the coding sequence ATGACCACCGCTATCAATAGCAAGAAAATCGTATTGGTCGTCGGCGCAGGCGATGCCACCGGCGGCGCCATCGCCAAGCGTTTTGCCCAGGAAGGCTACGTCGCCTGCGTCACACGTCGCAGCGCAGACAAACTTCAGCCACTGGTAGATGCCATCACGATCAGCGGCGGCGAGGCTCATGGTTTTGCCTGCGATGCGCGCAAAGAAGAGGACGTGATTGCGCTCGTCGAGCAGATCGAAACCGCGATCGGCCCCATCGAAGCGTTCGTCTTCAATATCGGCGCCAATGTGCCCTGCAGTATTCTCGAAGAAACCGCCCGCAAGTATTTCAAGATCTGGGAAATGGCCTGTTTCTCAGGGTTTCTCAATGCTCGCGAAGTGGCCAAACGCATGGTCACCCGCCAACGGGGCACGATCCTGTTCACCGGGGCCACCGCCGGTTTGCGCGGTGCCGCAGGTTTTGCTGCCTTCGCCGGCGCCAAGCACGGGATTCGCGCCCTGGCCCAAAGCATGGCCCGCGAACTGGGGCCGATGAACATCCACGTCGCCCATGTGGTGGTCGATGGTGCCATCGACACCGACTTTATCCGCGACAGATTTCCGGAAAAATACGCGACCAAGGATCAGGACGGCATCCTCAATCCCGAGCATATCGCCGAAAACTATTGGTACTTACACAGCCAGCCACGGGACGCCTGGACGTTCGAGCTGGATCTGCGCCCCTGGAGCGAACGCTGGTAA
- the rhtA gene encoding threonine/homoserine exporter RhtA, with protein sequence MNDHPRSLASTLFSVGLLLIAMASIQSGASLAKSMFPVIGAQGTTTLRLIFASVIMLLLLRPWRAKLTAKSLRTVIVYGMALGGMNFLFYMSLNTVPLGIAVALEFTGPLAVAIYASRRAIDFLWIALAAVGLLLLIPTGATSAGIDLIGAGYALGAGVCWALYILFGQKAGADNGVQTAALGVMIAALFVAPIGIVHAGAALLTPSLIPVAIGVAILSTALPYTLEMVALTRLPARTFGTLMSIEPAFGALSGLLFLHEYLSLSQWMAILCIILASVGATMTMGSTAKPAVAAD encoded by the coding sequence ATGAATGACCACCCCCGCAGCCTTGCCTCGACCCTGTTCTCGGTAGGCCTGCTCTTGATAGCCATGGCATCGATCCAGTCCGGAGCCTCCCTGGCCAAAAGCATGTTCCCGGTTATCGGCGCTCAAGGGACCACCACCCTGCGGCTGATCTTCGCCAGCGTGATCATGCTGCTGCTATTGCGCCCATGGCGAGCGAAGCTCACCGCAAAATCCCTGCGCACGGTAATTGTCTATGGGATGGCGCTGGGCGGCATGAACTTCCTCTTCTATATGTCCTTGAACACTGTCCCTCTGGGTATCGCGGTAGCCCTGGAGTTCACCGGCCCATTAGCGGTCGCTATTTATGCCTCACGTCGGGCGATCGACTTTCTGTGGATCGCTCTGGCGGCAGTGGGTTTACTGCTGTTGATTCCAACTGGCGCCACGAGCGCAGGTATTGATCTGATTGGCGCAGGTTATGCCCTTGGCGCCGGTGTCTGCTGGGCGTTGTACATTCTGTTCGGCCAGAAGGCCGGTGCCGACAATGGCGTGCAGACCGCCGCATTGGGCGTGATGATTGCTGCACTGTTCGTAGCCCCCATCGGTATCGTCCATGCTGGTGCTGCGCTGCTGACACCCTCGCTGATTCCCGTGGCCATCGGGGTCGCGATTCTGTCCACTGCCCTGCCCTACACCCTGGAGATGGTCGCCCTCACACGGCTGCCGGCCCGGACCTTCGGCACATTGATGAGTATCGAGCCCGCGTTCGGTGCACTGTCCGGCCTGTTGTTCCTCCATGAATACCTTTCCCTGTCTCAGTGGATGGCAATCCTGTGCATCATTCTGGCGTCCGTCGGCGCAACCATGACCATGGGGAGCACCGCCAAGCCCGCAGTAGCGGCGGATTGA
- the mrdA gene encoding penicillin-binding protein 2 has product MPGPIPIKDHEKETLLVNKRLMACALFVAAITCALVVRMYVLQVVEFDYHSTISENNRVHVLPITPTRGLIYDRNGVVLADNRPSFNLTITRERASDVKRELDEVVNLLHLPAEDRTLFDKAMKQARHPFVPVTLFYELSEEQIAVLAVNEFRLPGIDVEPQFVRHYPMGAHFAHSIGYVGRINEKESKALDTVEYRGTQSIGKTGIEKFYESELHGHVGYEEVETNAQGRVLRVLKHTDPIPGKNIVLSLDVKLQEAAEEALGDRRGSVVALDPSTGEVLAMVSKPSFDPNLFVTGISFKEYAALHDSIDRPLFNRVLRGLYAPGSTIKPEVAIAGLDAGVVTPQTRVFDPGYYQLPDFDHKYRNWNHSGDGWVNMDTAIMRSNDTYFYDLAHKLGIDRLHDYMAMFGLGEKVSLDMFEESPGLMPSQAWKRATRRQAWFPGETVILGIGQGYMQVTPLQLAQATALIANKGVWNRPHLAKTVDGVAPVDEHPMPNILLKDPRDWEQVNHGMQMVMHDARGIARAAAQGAQYRIAGKSGTAQVVAIKQGERYNRAKTLERNRDNALFVGFAPAEHPQIVISVMIENGEAGGRVAGPVVRQIMDAWLLDQDGHLKPQYAAPSKAPGDPHV; this is encoded by the coding sequence ATGCCCGGACCGATACCAATCAAGGACCACGAGAAAGAGACGCTCCTGGTCAACAAAAGACTGATGGCCTGCGCCTTGTTCGTCGCCGCCATTACTTGCGCGCTGGTGGTGCGCATGTACGTCCTGCAGGTTGTCGAGTTCGACTATCACTCGACAATCTCCGAAAACAACCGCGTCCATGTCCTGCCGATCACTCCAACTCGTGGGCTGATCTACGACCGCAATGGTGTGGTCCTGGCAGACAACCGGCCCAGCTTCAACCTGACCATCACCCGCGAACGCGCTTCCGATGTCAAACGCGAGCTGGATGAAGTGGTCAACCTCCTGCACCTGCCGGCCGAGGACCGTACACTGTTCGACAAGGCGATGAAGCAGGCCAGGCACCCCTTCGTCCCGGTCACGCTGTTCTATGAGCTCAGCGAAGAACAGATCGCCGTACTCGCGGTCAACGAGTTCCGTCTGCCCGGAATCGATGTAGAGCCGCAGTTCGTTCGCCACTACCCCATGGGCGCGCACTTTGCGCATTCGATCGGCTACGTCGGTCGCATTAACGAAAAAGAATCCAAAGCCCTGGACACGGTGGAATACCGTGGCACCCAATCCATTGGCAAAACCGGTATCGAGAAATTCTACGAATCAGAATTGCACGGCCATGTGGGGTACGAAGAAGTCGAAACCAATGCCCAGGGCCGCGTGCTGCGAGTGCTCAAGCACACCGACCCGATCCCCGGCAAAAACATCGTCCTGAGCCTCGACGTCAAGCTTCAGGAAGCCGCCGAGGAGGCATTGGGCGATCGGCGTGGCTCGGTGGTCGCTCTCGATCCGTCGACCGGCGAAGTATTGGCCATGGTCAGCAAGCCAAGCTTCGACCCGAACCTGTTTGTGACGGGTATCAGCTTCAAGGAATACGCGGCGTTGCACGATTCCATCGACCGGCCGCTGTTCAACCGCGTGCTGCGCGGGCTCTACGCACCTGGCTCGACCATCAAGCCGGAAGTGGCGATCGCCGGCCTCGACGCCGGAGTCGTAACCCCGCAGACCCGCGTCTTCGATCCGGGCTATTACCAGTTACCGGATTTCGATCATAAGTACCGTAACTGGAATCACAGCGGTGATGGCTGGGTGAACATGGACACGGCGATCATGCGCTCCAACGACACCTACTTCTACGATCTGGCCCACAAGCTGGGCATCGATCGTCTGCACGACTACATGGCGATGTTCGGCCTGGGCGAGAAGGTCTCGCTGGACATGTTCGAAGAATCTCCCGGGTTGATGCCGTCTCAGGCCTGGAAGCGCGCCACGCGGCGACAGGCGTGGTTCCCCGGCGAGACAGTGATCCTCGGCATTGGCCAGGGCTACATGCAGGTCACTCCTCTGCAGCTGGCACAGGCCACCGCGCTGATCGCCAACAAAGGTGTATGGAACCGGCCGCACCTGGCCAAGACTGTGGATGGCGTCGCGCCGGTGGACGAGCATCCGATGCCGAACATCCTGCTCAAGGATCCGCGTGACTGGGAGCAGGTCAATCACGGCATGCAGATGGTAATGCACGACGCCCGCGGGATTGCCCGAGCGGCGGCGCAGGGCGCGCAGTACCGCATCGCCGGCAAAAGTGGCACCGCGCAAGTGGTGGCGATCAAGCAGGGTGAGCGCTACAACCGGGCGAAAACCCTTGAGCGTAACCGCGACAATGCGTTGTTCGTCGGTTTTGCCCCGGCTGAACATCCGCAGATTGTCATCTCGGTGATGATCGAAAACGGCGAGGCCGGTGGTCGCGTCGCCGGCCCTGTGGTGCGGCAGATCATGGATGCCTGGCTACTTGATCAGGACGGCCACCTGAAGCCGCAATACGCCGCGCCGAGCAAAGCCCCGGGCGACCCTCACGTTTAA
- a CDS encoding LysR family transcriptional regulator yields the protein MPSTSNPWVGRRFLNDRLDWNLLRTYLVIGQEGSMSRAAARLHITQSAVSQALKRLEEQLECVLIARSGRRFDLTETGEEVLRIATDIYGDISRLGTVLESRHDDVVGKIRILTVSGVQARHYDEFLADFHETHPKVELEVEVMGSSNIISSLLQKTATIGVGLCRLPQPRLEQRVLFRERYAYFCGQRHRLFGQENLTLEQLAAENFVSFTSDQLGGNLSPLTLFRDQQGFTGKIVASSTSFEEIYRLICAGFGIGCLPTHLVRRDVEQGLLWRLPPEDGVVDFDIQLLWNREQKMNQAETVFLESFQHMLSIREPVL from the coding sequence ATGCCGTCCACTTCGAACCCGTGGGTTGGTCGCCGCTTTCTGAATGACCGTCTCGACTGGAACCTGCTGCGCACTTATCTGGTGATCGGTCAGGAAGGCAGCATGAGTCGGGCCGCCGCGCGGCTGCACATCACCCAGTCGGCGGTCAGCCAGGCTTTGAAGCGTCTGGAAGAACAACTGGAATGTGTGTTGATCGCCCGCAGTGGAAGGCGGTTCGATCTGACGGAAACCGGGGAAGAAGTCCTGCGCATTGCAACGGACATTTACGGCGATATTTCACGCCTGGGAACGGTGCTGGAGAGTCGGCACGACGACGTGGTCGGCAAGATCCGCATCCTCACCGTCAGCGGCGTGCAAGCACGACACTACGATGAGTTCCTCGCCGACTTCCATGAAACCCACCCGAAAGTCGAGCTGGAAGTTGAGGTGATGGGCAGTTCGAACATCATCAGTTCGTTGCTGCAAAAGACCGCGACCATTGGCGTCGGATTATGCCGTTTACCGCAGCCGCGACTGGAACAGAGGGTATTGTTTCGCGAGCGTTATGCGTACTTTTGCGGGCAGCGTCATCGACTTTTCGGACAAGAGAATCTGACCCTTGAACAGCTCGCTGCAGAGAACTTCGTCAGTTTCACCAGCGATCAGCTCGGCGGCAATCTTTCACCCCTGACCCTGTTTCGCGACCAGCAAGGCTTTACCGGCAAGATCGTTGCGTCATCCACCAGTTTCGAAGAGATTTACCGCTTGATCTGCGCAGGGTTTGGTATTGGGTGTTTGCCAACTCATCTGGTGCGCAGGGATGTCGAGCAAGGTTTGCTCTGGCGTTTGCCGCCGGAAGACGGCGTGGTGGATTTCGATATCCAGCTGTTGTGGAATCGCGAGCAGAAGATGAATCAGGCCGAAACCGTGTTCCTGGAAAGCTTCCAGCACATGCTCAGCATTCGGGAGCCTGTGCTGTGA
- a CDS encoding class II aldolase/adducin family protein codes for MSKPEHIGTVEWQARCELAALYRLVAHFRMTDLIDTHITLRIPGPEHHFLINRYGVIFDRMRASDLVRIDQEGRVVDPAYKGHRVNAAGFVIHSAIHMARPDLNCVIHTHTAAGMAVAAQKHGLLPISQHALKFYGKLAYHTYEGIALSLDERERLIADLGPHRAMILRNHGLLVGGSGVAQAFQEIHFLERACQAQVQALAGGSALHYPSPEVCAHTAEQFDRDEQDNIIDLAWEAALTLIESQRESYLS; via the coding sequence GTGAGCAAACCTGAACACATCGGCACGGTTGAATGGCAAGCCCGTTGCGAACTGGCCGCGCTGTATCGCCTGGTCGCGCACTTTCGCATGACCGACCTGATCGACACCCACATTACCCTGCGTATTCCAGGGCCTGAGCATCACTTTCTGATCAACCGCTACGGGGTTATTTTCGACCGCATGCGCGCCTCGGATCTGGTGCGCATCGATCAGGAAGGGCGAGTGGTCGATCCGGCCTACAAAGGTCATCGGGTCAATGCCGCAGGCTTTGTGATCCACTCGGCAATCCACATGGCTCGCCCGGATCTAAACTGTGTGATTCACACTCACACCGCCGCCGGCATGGCCGTCGCCGCGCAGAAGCACGGCTTGTTGCCGATCAGTCAGCACGCGTTGAAGTTTTACGGCAAGTTGGCGTATCACACCTATGAAGGCATTGCCCTGTCGCTGGATGAGCGCGAGCGTCTGATTGCCGATCTGGGGCCGCATCGGGCGATGATCCTGCGTAATCACGGCCTGCTGGTCGGTGGCTCCGGCGTGGCCCAGGCATTTCAGGAAATTCACTTCCTGGAGCGTGCCTGTCAGGCACAGGTTCAAGCGCTGGCCGGTGGTTCGGCGCTGCATTACCCGTCTCCGGAAGTCTGTGCGCACACCGCCGAACAGTTTGACCGCGATGAACAGGACAACATCATCGACCTGGCCTGGGAGGCTGCTCTGACCCTGATCGAATCCCAGCGCGAGTCCTACTTATCGTAA